One segment of Nostoc flagelliforme CCNUN1 DNA contains the following:
- a CDS encoding DUF3493 domain-containing protein yields the protein MVDPNRKNRLNPEQYASLKAEIAAPYRGLRQFFYIAFGASGSLGAFVFFFQVLAGRNIESAMPSLALQLGIVALMVFLWRWEQPRQRSTQSGKNSNS from the coding sequence ATGGTAGATCCAAATCGCAAAAATCGCCTTAACCCTGAACAATACGCCAGCCTCAAAGCAGAAATAGCCGCTCCTTATCGCGGCTTACGACAATTTTTCTACATCGCTTTTGGTGCTTCTGGCTCACTCGGTGCATTCGTTTTTTTCTTCCAAGTGCTTGCCGGGCGCAATATTGAGAGCGCAATGCCAAGTTTAGCTCTCCAATTAGGAATCGTTGCCCTAATGGTCTTCCTCTGGCGCTGGGAACAGCCTCGGCAACGAAGCACCCAATCGGGTAAAAATTCTAATTCCTGA
- a CDS encoding DUF1565 domain-containing protein, with the protein MNYRGFHISLAEIFRLLSSSHLRYTLRLGAGLTAMLVVSSGSILLPDEVNAGATHSEGIAPTLTAQAPATAAAIYVNPATGADSAGAGATSAAPYRSISFALSQAQPGAVIQLAPGNYNQESGETFPLLLKPGVTLRGDEATKGQGILITGGGFYTSRTFARQDITILAERDTTIAGVTVTNPNSRGTGVWVESTNPIIKNSTFTNSVREGVFVTGTGNPTIEGNLFVQNKGNGISVARAAQGEIRSNLFQDTGFGLAIGGTSTPQIVENQIVQNQDGLYISESAKPVLRKNVIQNNKRDGIIATVNALPDLGTNENPGGNLIRNNTRYDVNNATKTSQILAVGNDIDQKKIFGSVNFVAATVDAPPGGPVAFKDVPANYWAKAYIEALASQNIIAGFPDGSFKPNDPVTRAQFATIVTKALTPATKRAAIKFKDVASNFWANAAIQSAYQSEFVSGYPDGTFKPQQQIPRVQALVALANGLGLTASNQNVLSFYTDAAQIPNYAIAPVAAATARQLVINYPTAKQLNPNREATRAEVAAFVYQALVNAGRAQPIPSSYLVTVQ; encoded by the coding sequence ATGAACTACCGGGGTTTTCACATTTCTCTAGCGGAGATTTTTCGCCTTCTTTCTAGCAGTCATCTCAGATATACTTTACGCCTGGGAGCCGGACTAACGGCAATGCTTGTTGTTTCTAGTGGTTCAATACTACTACCTGATGAGGTTAATGCTGGTGCGACTCACTCAGAAGGTATCGCCCCAACTCTCACAGCGCAAGCTCCTGCAACAGCCGCAGCGATTTACGTTAACCCAGCAACTGGTGCAGATAGTGCTGGTGCTGGTGCAACCTCAGCTGCACCCTACAGAAGCATAAGTTTCGCTCTAAGTCAAGCCCAACCAGGTGCAGTTATTCAATTAGCACCTGGGAACTATAACCAGGAAAGTGGCGAAACCTTCCCGCTCTTACTAAAACCAGGGGTAACACTGCGGGGTGATGAAGCTACTAAAGGTCAGGGGATACTGATTACAGGTGGAGGTTTCTACACTAGTCGCACCTTTGCCAGACAAGACATTACCATCCTTGCCGAACGAGATACTACGATCGCAGGTGTCACCGTTACCAACCCAAATAGCCGAGGTACGGGTGTGTGGGTGGAGTCAACTAATCCGATTATCAAAAACAGTACTTTTACTAACAGTGTCAGAGAGGGTGTTTTTGTCACGGGTACAGGCAATCCCACAATTGAAGGTAATCTCTTTGTGCAAAACAAAGGCAATGGGATTTCAGTTGCTAGAGCTGCCCAAGGAGAAATTCGGAGTAACTTATTTCAGGATACTGGTTTTGGTTTAGCGATCGGTGGCACTTCCACACCCCAAATTGTGGAAAATCAAATCGTCCAAAATCAAGACGGTCTTTATATCTCCGAATCAGCAAAGCCCGTATTGCGTAAGAATGTCATTCAGAACAATAAGCGGGATGGAATAATAGCAACTGTCAATGCTCTACCCGACCTTGGTACAAACGAAAATCCTGGTGGAAATCTTATTCGTAATAACACTCGTTATGACGTGAACAACGCCACAAAAACCAGTCAAATTCTCGCTGTTGGCAACGATATCGATCAGAAAAAGATTTTCGGCTCAGTAAATTTCGTTGCTGCAACTGTTGACGCACCGCCTGGAGGGCCTGTCGCCTTTAAGGATGTGCCAGCAAATTATTGGGCAAAAGCTTACATCGAAGCTTTAGCCTCCCAAAATATTATTGCTGGCTTTCCTGATGGCAGCTTTAAACCCAATGATCCTGTAACCCGCGCTCAATTCGCCACTATTGTCACTAAAGCCCTAACACCAGCAACTAAACGCGCAGCCATTAAATTTAAGGATGTAGCAAGCAATTTCTGGGCTAACGCTGCAATTCAATCTGCTTACCAGAGTGAATTTGTTTCTGGTTATCCCGATGGCACTTTTAAGCCACAGCAGCAAATTCCCAGAGTGCAGGCGTTAGTCGCTTTAGCTAATGGTTTGGGCTTAACAGCGAGTAATCAGAATGTCCTTTCTTTTTACACCGATGCTGCCCAGATTCCTAATTATGCGATCGCTCCTGTTGCTGCGGCAACTGCACGGCAACTAGTGATCAACTATCCCACAGCGAAGCAACTAAATCCTAATCGTGAAGCGACTAGAGCCGAAGTTGCTGCCTTTGTTTACCAGGCACTCGTCAATGCTGGACGTGCCCAACCAATTCCTTCATCCTATTTGGTAACTGTTCAGTAA
- a CDS encoding alpha/beta hydrolase: MRFKFLGLRRVLLLVGSTCLLFLSLPVFAAERVVLNYGIFRESLSVEELSTFAQTGELSRSLRVNFALARQDPKAIRQYLTEPVKVNLVFLDRVLNSRIGNIILDQISQVIYTPSHRADRQALRAALVLSASQDGQVSLIEIIKNYPTNEVEVDGKRLQGAYRQLRRLQTSLQDLFGV, encoded by the coding sequence ATGCGTTTTAAATTTTTGGGGCTGCGTCGCGTCTTACTTTTAGTAGGTAGTACCTGCCTTCTATTTCTGTCTTTGCCTGTCTTTGCTGCGGAACGAGTGGTGCTAAACTATGGTATCTTCCGTGAATCACTTTCAGTAGAGGAACTGTCTACTTTTGCCCAAACAGGTGAACTTTCACGCTCACTACGAGTTAATTTTGCTTTGGCGCGACAAGATCCCAAAGCTATCCGTCAGTATTTGACAGAACCGGTGAAGGTAAACCTTGTATTTTTAGATAGAGTCCTAAATAGCCGGATTGGTAATATTATTTTGGATCAAATTAGTCAAGTTATTTATACACCGTCTCACAGAGCAGATCGGCAGGCTTTGCGAGCCGCTTTGGTACTTTCTGCGAGTCAAGATGGGCAGGTGTCGCTAATCGAAATTATTAAGAATTATCCCACAAATGAAGTCGAAGTTGATGGAAAACGCTTGCAGGGTGCATACCGTCAACTCCGCCGCTTGCAAACAAGCCTACAAGATTTATTTGGTGTTTAG
- a CDS encoding low-complexity tail membrane protein: MHSFRSEPILWIHVAGLATLPVFLLLCLFFLSVGEPFLPVWMELFLVAAIGILPLLWMQLRRPFYIFALLGIALKPENLTERQRKILCLINTKVNRILALVAAVLSVWVLWQLYQIAPLVANSAKFLPQWRSVALLFAGLAFLGSNLFLQIPVSVMRVLVTNDTEFAGIEPLSLEKIKQDFTILGVRVNQIVPRLLESLFRINTDS; this comes from the coding sequence ATGCATTCATTTCGCTCTGAACCTATTTTGTGGATTCACGTCGCTGGATTAGCGACGTTGCCTGTTTTTTTACTCCTCTGCTTATTTTTCCTGTCTGTAGGCGAACCGTTTTTACCAGTGTGGATGGAGCTATTTTTAGTTGCTGCCATTGGTATTCTCCCCCTGCTATGGATGCAGTTACGTCGCCCTTTTTATATATTTGCTCTTTTAGGAATAGCCCTAAAGCCAGAAAATCTGACCGAACGGCAGCGAAAAATTCTCTGTTTAATTAATACAAAGGTAAATCGTATCCTGGCATTAGTAGCAGCAGTATTGTCGGTTTGGGTGCTGTGGCAGCTTTACCAAATTGCCCCATTAGTAGCAAATTCAGCTAAATTTCTCCCACAATGGCGTAGTGTTGCACTATTGTTTGCAGGTTTAGCATTTTTGGGCAGCAATCTGTTTTTACAAATACCTGTGAGTGTAATGCGAGTTTTAGTGACTAATGACACAGAATTCGCTGGCATAGAGCCATTATCTTTAGAAAAGATTAAGCAGGATTTCACGATTTTAGGAGTACGGGTTAATCAAATCGTGCCCCGGTTATTGGAATCTTTGTTTAGGATTAATACAGATTCTTAG
- the infB gene encoding translation initiation factor IF-2, with product MNNGKVRIYELSKELNLDNKELLAICDQLSISVKSHSSTISESEAENIRTAAEKLAATNVSAKKELRTTSHKPNSPPNGGSVRPAAPHKQQILEIRKPKILRNTTPNAPEASVATNTQAALSEANPPSPPRPFATPVSPMKPAAPTRPVPRTQSETQEQPPVTDLEQTPNPNQASEKIASQKPEKIVPPRPKAEKPIKPQLAAPPPRPAAEEAPVADEPVSQADKPILKRDQRQRPVEGDREQIKPRVAKLPTDQSPPGAPQRTSRPTPAPTRPEQRVNRPSAPSQLGEGQRPRPARPGEAVAAAMPIATPPRQMSGIAGKSQGLGDEPVVAPDLLDLKRPTPPRPTKGGKKWVEEEIIDEVKEKAKAGVKGKRIKPILDDEFEEDLLDDDDLDSPATVQVSLSIARPPKPKATRPVQMPGATLASAPTARGSRKPGSKSGSGRDHHNNRRQQQEADTKRDRPEKVTITGPLTVQELSDVLAVPDTEIVKILFLKGMAVSITQNLDIPTITLVGKELEIEVETVEREAEARKITEMVGAEDLEYLHRRPPVVTIMGHVDHGKTTLLDSIRKTKVAAGEAGGITQHIGAYHVDVVHEGKPQQIVFLDTPGHEAFTAMRARGARVTDIAVLVVAADDGVRPQTIEAVSHAQAAGVPIVVAINKIDKEGAQPERVKQELTQYGLTSEDWGGETIMVPVSAIRGENLDTLLEMILLVAEVAELSANPDRTAKGTVIEAHLDKAKGAVATLLIQNGTLHVGDILVAGSAFGKVRAMVDDRGKRVDIASPSFAVEVLGLSDVPAAGDEFEVFHNEKEARALASDRADRQRLSRLLQGRVTLTTLSAQAQEGELKELNLILKGDVQGSVEAIVGALKQIPQNEVQIRMLLATAGEITETDIDLAAASNAVIIGFNTTFASGARQAADEAGVDVREYNVIYKLLEDIQDALEGLLEPELVEEPLGQTEVRAVFPVGRGAVAGCYVQSGKLVRNCKVRVRRGGKVIFEGVLDSLKRMKEDTREVNAGYECGVGMDKFNDWVEGDIIEAYQMVTKRRTLTLTR from the coding sequence ATGAACAACGGCAAAGTTAGAATCTATGAATTATCAAAGGAATTGAATTTGGATAACAAAGAGCTACTAGCAATTTGCGACCAGCTCAGCATCTCGGTCAAAAGTCATAGCAGCACGATTTCAGAATCCGAGGCAGAAAACATCCGCACGGCTGCGGAAAAACTCGCAGCGACGAATGTCTCCGCCAAAAAGGAACTACGTACAACCAGCCATAAACCAAACTCACCACCAAACGGCGGATCTGTCCGACCTGCTGCACCCCACAAACAGCAAATTTTGGAAATACGCAAACCCAAAATATTGAGAAATACTACCCCCAACGCCCCAGAGGCGTCAGTTGCTACCAATACCCAAGCTGCCTTGTCTGAAGCTAATCCTCCCTCTCCACCACGGCCTTTCGCTACACCAGTCTCACCCATGAAGCCGGCAGCACCAACTCGACCTGTGCCCCGGACTCAATCCGAGACTCAAGAGCAACCTCCTGTCACGGACTTGGAACAAACGCCAAATCCAAATCAGGCATCGGAAAAAATAGCATCCCAAAAACCGGAAAAAATAGTTCCACCCAGACCGAAAGCGGAAAAACCAATCAAACCGCAATTAGCTGCCCCACCGCCAAGACCTGCGGCAGAAGAAGCCCCGGTGGCAGATGAGCCAGTATCTCAGGCAGACAAACCGATCCTCAAACGCGACCAACGGCAACGGCCCGTCGAAGGCGATCGCGAACAAATTAAGCCAAGAGTTGCTAAACTGCCAACTGACCAGTCTCCACCAGGTGCACCACAAAGAACAAGTCGGCCTACCCCTGCACCCACCAGACCAGAGCAGAGGGTCAATAGACCATCTGCACCATCACAACTAGGAGAGGGGCAACGACCCAGACCAGCCCGCCCCGGTGAAGCAGTAGCAGCTGCAATGCCGATCGCTACTCCACCCAGGCAGATGTCAGGAATAGCGGGCAAATCTCAAGGATTGGGTGATGAGCCAGTCGTAGCACCCGATCTGCTGGATTTGAAACGCCCAACTCCGCCTCGCCCCACCAAAGGCGGCAAAAAGTGGGTAGAAGAGGAAATAATTGACGAAGTTAAAGAGAAGGCTAAAGCTGGCGTTAAAGGCAAGCGGATCAAGCCGATATTGGATGATGAGTTTGAAGAAGATTTGCTAGATGATGACGATCTAGACTCGCCAGCCACCGTCCAAGTCAGCCTTTCTATTGCCCGTCCTCCCAAACCGAAAGCGACTCGACCTGTGCAGATGCCAGGTGCAACCCTTGCTAGCGCCCCAACTGCTAGAGGAAGTAGAAAGCCTGGTTCTAAATCTGGTTCTGGCCGTGACCATCACAATAACCGTCGCCAACAACAAGAAGCTGACACCAAGCGCGATCGTCCCGAAAAGGTCACGATCACAGGCCCCTTGACTGTGCAAGAACTGTCTGACGTTTTAGCCGTTCCTGATACAGAGATTGTTAAAATTCTGTTCCTCAAAGGCATGGCGGTGAGTATCACCCAAAATCTGGATATTCCCACAATTACCCTGGTAGGAAAAGAATTAGAAATAGAAGTCGAAACCGTCGAGCGAGAAGCAGAAGCTCGGAAAATTACAGAAATGGTCGGCGCAGAAGACCTAGAATATCTCCACCGCCGTCCGCCTGTTGTGACAATTATGGGTCACGTAGATCACGGTAAAACAACCCTGCTCGACTCAATCCGCAAAACAAAAGTGGCTGCTGGCGAAGCTGGTGGGATCACTCAACACATCGGTGCCTACCATGTGGATGTAGTACACGAAGGCAAGCCGCAGCAGATAGTCTTCCTGGATACCCCTGGACACGAAGCCTTTACAGCTATGCGGGCCAGAGGAGCGCGGGTAACAGACATTGCCGTGTTGGTAGTAGCTGCTGATGATGGTGTCCGTCCTCAAACCATTGAAGCCGTTAGCCACGCCCAAGCTGCGGGAGTGCCAATTGTTGTTGCAATCAACAAAATTGACAAAGAAGGGGCACAGCCAGAGCGGGTTAAACAAGAACTCACTCAGTATGGTCTGACCTCAGAAGACTGGGGTGGTGAGACAATCATGGTTCCGGTGAGCGCCATCAGAGGTGAAAACCTGGATACGCTCTTAGAGATGATTCTCTTAGTAGCAGAGGTTGCAGAACTATCTGCCAACCCAGACCGTACCGCCAAAGGAACTGTAATTGAAGCACATCTGGATAAAGCCAAGGGAGCAGTTGCTACCCTGCTAATTCAGAATGGTACCCTGCATGTGGGAGATATCTTGGTAGCGGGTTCGGCTTTCGGTAAAGTCCGGGCGATGGTGGATGACAGAGGCAAGAGAGTAGACATTGCTTCTCCTTCCTTTGCCGTCGAGGTACTAGGTTTAAGTGATGTGCCAGCCGCAGGCGACGAGTTCGAGGTCTTCCATAACGAGAAAGAAGCCAGAGCGCTTGCTAGCGATCGCGCAGACAGACAACGCCTATCCCGTTTGTTACAGGGTCGTGTTACCCTTACAACCTTGTCGGCTCAGGCACAAGAAGGCGAGTTGAAAGAACTCAACTTGATCTTGAAGGGAGACGTACAAGGTTCCGTAGAAGCCATTGTGGGAGCGCTCAAGCAAATCCCGCAAAACGAAGTTCAAATTCGGATGCTGTTGGCTACTGCTGGGGAAATCACCGAGACAGATATCGACTTAGCAGCTGCCAGTAACGCTGTAATCATTGGCTTCAACACCACCTTCGCTAGTGGCGCTAGACAAGCCGCCGATGAAGCGGGTGTAGATGTTCGTGAATATAACGTAATCTACAAACTCTTAGAAGATATCCAAGATGCCTTGGAAGGTCTTTTGGAACCAGAGTTGGTGGAAGAACCCTTGGGTCAAACCGAAGTCCGGGCCGTCTTCCCAGTCGGTCGCGGTGCGGTTGCCGGTTGCTACGTTCAATCTGGCAAGCTAGTTCGCAACTGTAAAGTCAGGGTGCGACGCGGCGGTAAGGTGATCTTTGAAGGCGTCCTTGACTCCCTAAAACGGATGAAAGAAGATACCCGTGAGGTCAACGCCGGTTATGAATGCGGTGTCGGCATGGATAAGTTTAATGATTGGGTTGAAGGTGACATCATCGAAGCCTATCAGATGGTTACGAAGCGCCGCACTCTCACCTTAACGAGGTAG
- a CDS encoding YlxR family protein encodes MKPNYRRCISCRKVGSKDEFWRIVRVFPSGKVQLDQGMGRSAYICPETSCLQAAQKKNRLGRSLHASVPETLYQSLLQRLAQSNTQNQI; translated from the coding sequence ATGAAACCAAATTATCGGCGCTGTATTAGTTGCCGGAAAGTAGGCTCAAAAGATGAGTTTTGGCGGATTGTCCGCGTCTTTCCATCGGGAAAGGTACAATTAGATCAGGGCATGGGGCGTTCTGCCTATATTTGTCCCGAAACGAGTTGCCTACAAGCAGCTCAAAAAAAAAATCGACTAGGGCGATCGCTACATGCATCAGTGCCAGAAACACTGTACCAAAGCTTGTTGCAACGTCTAGCCCAGAGCAATACCCAAAACCAAATTTAA
- the nusA gene encoding transcription termination factor NusA: MSMVTLPGLKELIESISRERNLPRLAVQSAIREALLKGYERYRRAQNLERKQFDEDYFENFEVELDIEGEGFRVLSTKTIVEAVNNTDHQISLDEVQQVAPEAQLGDSVVLDVTPDQGEFGRMAAMQTKQVLAQKLRDQQRQMVQEEFQDLEGTVLQARVLRFERQSVVLAVSSGFGQPEVEAELPKREQLPNDNYRANATFKVYLKKVSQGQQRGPQLLVSRADAGLVVYLFANEVPEIEDEVVRIVAVAREANPPSRYVGPRTKIAVDTLDRDVDPVGACIGARGSRIQVVVNELRGEKIDVIRWSPDPATYIANALSPARVDEVRLMDPESRQTHVLVAEDQLSLAIGKEGQNVRLAARLTGWKIDIKDKAKYDYAGEDAKFLAVRTKYQSEESEEDDLEYEEEFEDENHDGLEDEDTFDNDDDE, translated from the coding sequence ATGTCAATGGTTACTTTACCTGGATTAAAAGAATTAATTGAAAGTATAAGCCGCGAGCGGAATTTACCCCGTCTTGCAGTTCAATCAGCTATTAGAGAAGCACTACTCAAAGGCTACGAACGTTATCGTCGCGCCCAAAATTTAGAACGCAAACAGTTTGACGAAGATTATTTTGAGAATTTTGAAGTAGAACTCGATATTGAAGGAGAAGGATTTCGCGTTCTTTCCACCAAAACAATTGTAGAAGCAGTCAATAACACAGACCACCAGATTTCCCTAGATGAAGTTCAACAAGTCGCTCCCGAAGCGCAGTTAGGGGACTCTGTGGTGCTGGATGTTACCCCCGACCAAGGAGAGTTTGGTCGGATGGCGGCGATGCAAACCAAGCAGGTACTGGCGCAAAAATTACGGGATCAACAGCGCCAAATGGTGCAAGAAGAGTTCCAAGATTTAGAAGGAACCGTCCTGCAAGCAAGAGTCCTGCGGTTTGAGCGGCAATCAGTAGTTCTGGCAGTTAGCAGTGGCTTTGGTCAGCCAGAAGTAGAAGCCGAATTACCGAAACGGGAACAGCTGCCCAATGATAATTATCGGGCAAATGCCACCTTCAAGGTATATCTCAAAAAAGTCTCCCAAGGTCAGCAACGAGGCCCACAGTTGCTTGTGTCTCGCGCTGATGCTGGTTTGGTAGTTTATCTGTTTGCCAACGAAGTTCCAGAAATCGAAGATGAAGTGGTACGGATTGTTGCCGTAGCGAGGGAGGCAAACCCCCCCTCCCGTTATGTTGGCCCCCGGACTAAAATAGCAGTAGATACCCTTGATCGCGATGTAGACCCAGTAGGCGCTTGTATCGGAGCCAGGGGATCACGAATTCAAGTGGTAGTCAACGAATTACGCGGTGAAAAAATAGACGTAATTCGCTGGTCGCCAGACCCAGCAACATATATCGCCAATGCCTTAAGTCCAGCACGGGTAGATGAAGTACGCCTAATGGACCCAGAATCCCGGCAAACTCACGTACTAGTGGCCGAAGACCAATTGAGTTTAGCCATAGGCAAAGAAGGACAAAATGTCCGTTTGGCAGCCCGTCTGACTGGTTGGAAAATAGACATAAAAGACAAAGCTAAGTATGACTATGCAGGAGAAGATGCCAAATTTCTAGCTGTAAGAACAAAATATCAATCAGAGGAATCAGAGGAGGACGATCTTGAGTATGAGGAAGAATTCGAGGATGAAAATCACGACGGATTAGAAGATGAGGATACTTTTGATAATGACGATGATGAATAA
- the rimP gene encoding ribosome maturation factor RimP — translation MAHPLVTQIIDLATPVAEELGLEVVGVVFHTNQSPPVLRVDIRNPEQDTGLNDCERMSRALEASLDTAQIVPDAYVLEVSSPGISRQLVTDREFISFKGFPVIISTSPPYDGQPEWTGQLIRRDETALYLNQKGRVVEIPRSLITKVQLDERR, via the coding sequence ATGGCTCATCCTTTAGTTACACAAATTATTGATTTGGCGACACCAGTGGCAGAAGAACTGGGATTGGAAGTGGTTGGCGTGGTTTTTCACACTAACCAAAGTCCACCAGTTTTGCGGGTAGACATTCGCAATCCTGAGCAAGACACCGGGTTAAATGATTGTGAGAGGATGAGCCGTGCTTTAGAAGCCTCCTTAGATACTGCCCAAATCGTTCCAGATGCATACGTCTTGGAAGTGTCTAGTCCTGGGATTTCGCGGCAACTGGTAACAGACAGGGAGTTTATTTCCTTTAAAGGATTTCCTGTCATCATCTCCACTTCGCCACCCTACGACGGACAACCAGAGTGGACTGGTCAGTTGATTCGCCGGGATGAGACAGCACTTTACTTAAACCAAAAAGGTCGTGTAGTCGAAATTCCCCGCTCCCTAATTACTAAGGTGCAGCTAGACGAGCGCCGATAA
- a CDS encoding peptidoglycan-binding domain-containing protein translates to MWCGFGKSSANFAVTCLITASVGIADTGFAASQRSYTPQQFRAVLRGLGYNVKVTNGPLTDDQTKKAIREFQTGYKLKPVDGIAGPKTQEFAANIVQILQTNLNAVVKPNPPLPRDHFYGSRTEAVVKEYQKKYQLQETGIANLSLRQKLNEEAKTVFSQPTATPTPTPTARPTARPTATPTARPTATPTGRPTATPTATPTATPTARPTATPTATPTATPTATPTTTP, encoded by the coding sequence ATGTGGTGTGGGTTTGGAAAATCAAGCGCAAACTTTGCTGTTACTTGCCTGATAACTGCTAGCGTCGGAATTGCAGACACAGGTTTCGCAGCCTCTCAACGTAGCTATACCCCCCAGCAATTCCGTGCTGTGTTGCGAGGGTTAGGCTATAACGTCAAGGTAACAAATGGTCCTTTGACGGATGACCAAACTAAAAAGGCAATTCGTGAATTTCAGACAGGTTATAAGCTAAAACCAGTTGATGGGATAGCAGGGCCAAAAACCCAAGAATTTGCTGCTAACATAGTCCAAATTTTGCAAACAAATTTGAATGCAGTGGTAAAGCCAAATCCTCCCCTGCCGCGCGATCATTTTTATGGTTCCCGCACGGAAGCAGTAGTGAAGGAGTATCAGAAGAAATATCAGTTGCAAGAAACTGGAATTGCTAATTTATCACTCCGCCAAAAGCTGAATGAAGAAGCAAAGACAGTCTTCAGTCAGCCAACAGCTACACCAACACCTACACCGACGGCTAGACCGACGGCTAGACCGACAGCTACGCCGACAGCTAGACCGACAGCTACACCGACAGGTAGACCGACAGCTACACCAACAGCTACACCAACAGCTACACCAACAGCTAGACCAACAGCTACGCCAACAGCTACACCAACAGCTACGCCGACAGCTACACCAACAACTACACCCTAA
- a CDS encoding SDH family Clp fold serine proteinase has translation MGFGIGDLFWIFLLLTSLQPLWQKRQIEYRRLRALQQFQQERKSRVILLIHRQESISFLGIPLSRYITIEDSEQILRAIRLTPPDVPIDLILHTPGGLVLATEQIARALIRHQAKVTVFVPHYAMSGGTMLAIASDEIIMDANAVLGPVDPQLGNYPAASILKVVEDKPISEIDDQTLIMADLSRKAIQQVQRFVRTLLKDSIPKQKVLPENIESIIEALTTGRVTHDYPITIEEATEMGLPVTVGLPHSIYDLMDLYPQPQGGRPSVQYIPMPYNDRRPILPMPKGRPLEEPNQMT, from the coding sequence ATGGGCTTTGGTATTGGTGATTTATTCTGGATTTTTCTCCTTCTGACTTCTTTGCAACCCCTTTGGCAAAAACGTCAAATAGAATATCGGCGCTTGCGTGCTTTACAACAATTCCAGCAGGAACGCAAAAGTCGGGTAATTTTGCTCATTCACCGCCAAGAGTCCATTAGCTTCCTAGGAATTCCCTTATCTCGCTACATTACTATTGAAGACTCAGAACAAATATTGCGAGCAATTCGCCTCACACCCCCAGATGTGCCGATTGACTTAATTTTGCATACTCCTGGGGGTTTGGTTTTAGCTACAGAACAAATCGCCAGAGCATTAATTCGCCACCAGGCAAAAGTTACAGTCTTTGTACCTCATTATGCAATGAGTGGCGGTACCATGCTTGCGATCGCCTCTGATGAAATTATTATGGATGCTAACGCTGTCTTAGGGCCAGTTGATCCCCAATTAGGTAATTACCCAGCAGCGAGTATCCTAAAAGTAGTCGAAGATAAACCCATCAGTGAGATTGATGACCAAACTCTCATTATGGCCGACCTCTCACGCAAAGCAATTCAGCAGGTACAGAGGTTTGTACGGACTCTGCTAAAAGACAGTATACCCAAACAAAAAGTTCTGCCAGAAAATATCGAATCGATTATCGAAGCCTTGACAACTGGCCGCGTCACCCACGACTATCCGATAACTATAGAAGAAGCAACAGAAATGGGGCTGCCCGTAACTGTCGGACTGCCCCATTCTATTTATGATCTCATGGATTTGTACCCACAGCCACAAGGAGGCCGACCCAGCGTCCAGTACATTCCTATGCCTTACAATGACCGCCGTCCAATTCTACCTATGCCCAAGGGCAGACCCTTAGAAGAACCAAATCAAATGACTTGA